The sequence CCTCACCGGCCGTGCAGCTGGTCCTCTGGGGCGAGCAGCACAGTGCCGTCGATCCGCGCACCGGGCTGGCCGGCACGGTGGGGCTGGAGAGCAAGCAGTGGGGTACCCACATCGGCCTGGACCTCAGCCGTCTGACCGGCCCGTTGAAGTGCAGCCTGATCGCCGTCTCGAAGCAGGGCGAGCGGGAGAACATCACCTCGTGGAACGTGCCGGCGGCCGGCTACGGCGTGCCCGGGCATCCGGAGCACCTGATCGTGCACGGCGGGGCGGCGATCGCACTCCCCGACCTCGACCACTTCGAGGTGGCCACCATGGGCGGCGACCGCCTGCTCAGCATCCCGGCACAGGGCTGACGATCCCTCAGTCCCCTTGTGGGAACGGCCGCGGGTTGGCCTGCACCCCGGGGTGGTACTTGGGTATCCGGATGGTGATCTTCATCCCCGCGCCGACCGCCGTCTCGATCACCGGCCCGTGGGTTTTGCCGTAGACCTGGCGCAGCCGCTCGTCCACGTTCCCGAGCCCGATCCCGGCCTCCCGGCCGACCTCGCCGGCGAGCACCTTGGCGAGGTCCTTCGGGTCCATGCCGGCGCCGTCGTCCTCGATCACGATCCGCGCGGTGGAGCCCTCGTCGTCGGCGGCGATGGTGATCAGGGTGGTCTGCCGGCCGACCATCGCGTGCTTGACCGCGTTCTCCACCAGCGGCTGCAGGCAGAGGAACGGCACCGCCACCGGCAGCACCTCGGGTGCCACCCGCCAGGTGACTTGCAGGCGCTCGCCGAACCGGGCCCGGGAGAGCTTGAGGTAGTGCTCGATGGCGCCCAACTCCTCGGCCAGGGTGGTGAAGTCGCCACCACGCCGGAAGGAGTACCGGAGGAAGTCGGCGAAGCCGAGCAGCAGCTCCCTGGCCCGTTCCGGGTCGGTGCGGATGAACGACCCGATCACGGCGAGCGAGTTGAAGATGAAGTGCGGCGAGATCTGGGCCCGCAGCGCGCGCAGTTCCGCCTCCATCAGCCGGGTCCGGGCCCAGTCCAGTTCGGCCAGTTCGAGTTGGGCCGAGGTCCAGCGGGCCAGTTCGTGGGCGGC is a genomic window of Kitasatospora azatica KCTC 9699 containing:
- a CDS encoding sensor histidine kinase; the encoded protein is MSARTSVTGGLWTALLVLSCSAVAYALGRWLRVGPRPGWTPGDGPAGSVERATFHTLHTASLAAPPLRAGLTTDSARKAARQLRSLLGSPALCLLDEEQLLAWEGSGSHHREEVLAHASRTGPAGRPRVVPLTCDDAECRIRWAVIAPLRVDDAHRGQLVALAEQESDSLARAAHELARWTSAQLELAELDWARTRLMEAELRALRAQISPHFIFNSLAVIGSFIRTDPERARELLLGFADFLRYSFRRGGDFTTLAEELGAIEHYLKLSRARFGERLQVTWRVAPEVLPVAVPFLCLQPLVENAVKHAMVGRQTTLITIAADDEGSTARIVIEDDGAGMDPKDLAKVLAGEVGREAGIGLGNVDERLRQVYGKTHGPVIETAVGAGMKITIRIPKYHPGVQANPRPFPQGD